The Terrirubrum flagellatum nucleotide sequence AATTCGGCGCGCTGGCGGCAGCGGAGGTGATCCAGCATATCGGCGCGCGGCCGCAGACCTCGCTGCGCGAGGTGGCGGAGCAGGCGGGCTTCAAGCTCTGAGCTTTTGACCCGCGCGCGGCGCTCTGCAACCCTGTCGGGATGAGCGAGCGCCGCCGCCCCAACATTCTCTTTATCATGGCTGACCAGTTGCGCTGGGATTATCTCGGCTGCAACGGACATCCCAGAGTCCGCACGCCCAACATCGACGCGCTGGCCGCGCGCGGCGTCAACTTCACGCGCGCCTTCGTGCAATCGCCGGTCTGCGGCGGCTCGCGCATGTGTTTCTACACCGGCCGCTACAATGTCACGCACGGCGCGACCTATAATAATTTCCCGCTGCGCATCGATGAGATGACGATCGGCGATTATTTGCGGCCGCTTGGCTATCGCGTCGCGCTCGTCGGCAAGACGCATTTCAAGCCTGATCTCGAAGCGATGAAACGCATCGGCGTCGATCCCGGAACGAACCCGGGAATTCCCTACTGGCAGTGCGGCTTCGAGGCTTTCGAACGCGACGATGGGCTCCATCCCGACCAGAGCGTCGATCCCAATCTCGCCTACAACCGATGGCTCAACCAGAAAGGCTATCCCGGCGACAATCCCTGGCACGAATTCGCCAACTCGGTTGAAGGCGACGACGGCGAACCGGGATCGGGATGGTATCTCCGCCATGCGCGCAAACCCGCGCGCGTGAAGGAAGAGCATTCCGAAACCGCTTACATGACCGACCGCGCGCTCGCCTTCATCGACGAGGCGGGCGAGCAGCCATGGCTTCTGCATCTCTCCTACATCAAGCCGCACTGGCCTTACGTGGCGCCAGCGCCTTTTCACAATATGTATGATTCAGGCGACGTCATTCCCGCCAACCGCCATGACGACGAGTTGCGCGATCCGCATCCCGTCGTCGCCGCCTTCATGAAGCATGAGGAGAGCGTCAACTTCTCGAAGCAGGACGTCCGCGAGACCGTCATTCCCACCTATATGGGCCTGATCTCGCAATGCGATCACCATATCGGCCGCGTCGTCGCGCATCTCGAAGAGCGCGGCCTGATCGATGACACCATCATCATCGTCACCAGCGATCATGGCGATTATCTCGGCGATCATTGGCTCGGCGAGAAGGATCTCTTCCACGAGGAGATCGTGCGCGTGCCGATGATCGTCGTTGATCCGCGCGACGAAGGTGATGCGACGCGCGGGCTGACCGACGCGCGACTTGTCGAGAGCATCGATCTCGTCCTGACATTCCTGGAATGGGCTGGCGGCGCAGGGTCGCAGCACCGACTCGAAGGGCGTTCGCTCGCTCCGCTTCTTGGCGGCGCGACGCCGGACTGGCGCGAGACGGCGTTCTGCGATTCCGACTTCGCGCTGCGCCATGCGCGCCGCACGCTCGGCCTGCCGCCCGACAAGGCGCGCGGCTACATGGTCCGCACCGAGCGTTGGAAATACGTCTTCTACGAGGAGTTTCCGCCGCAGCTTTTCGATCTCCTGAATGATCCGCGCGAACTCAACGACCTCGGCCGCGCTGCAGGCCACGAAACGGTCAAGGCTGAGATGGAGCGCCTGCTGTTTGGCTGGTTCCGCGCCCGACGCACGCGCGTCACCATTTCCGATCAGGCGATCGAGGCGATGACCGGCAAGGCGCGCGAGCGCGGATACATCTTCGGCGCCTGGTAAGAGCCTGTTTGGCTCTAAGCCTCGTTGCGGGGCGAGGCGGCCCCTATATGCTGCGGCATGCTCGATCGTCCGGCCGCCGATGAGGGACTGCCGCCGCTCTTCCGCGACTGGTTCCGGTCCCGCGGCTGGGAGCCGCGTGTCCATCAGCTCGAACTGATCGCGAAAGCTCGCGCCGGCCGCTCGGCGCTGCTGATCGCTCCGACCGGCGCCGGCAAGACGCTCGCCGGATTTCTGCCGAGTCTCATCGAGCTTTCGGCGCGCGGGGCGCGGCCGGCGGCGCAGGATTCGCCGCTGCACACGCTTTACGTCTCGCCGCTGAAAGCGCTGGCCGTCGACATCGCGCGCAACCTCGATGCGCCTGTTTCGGAAATGAACCTGAATGTCCGCGTCGAGACACGCACGGGCGACACCAACGCCGCGAAGCGCCAGCGCCAGCGCATCGATCCGCCCGATATTCTGCTGACGACGCCAGAGCAGATCGCGCTGCTTCTGTCGCATCGCGACGCCGCGGCGATGTTCGCCGGCCTGAAGCGCGTCATCGTCGATGAACTGCATGCGATGGTGACGTCGAAGCGCGGCGATCTTCTGTCGCTCGGCCTCGCGCGCCTTCGCGCGCTCGCGCCGCAAGCGACTTTCTTCGGCCTTTCCGCGACCGTGCGCGAACCCGATCAGTTGCGACGATGGCTGGCGGGAAGCGGAGCGTCGAAAAATGGGGAGCGAGAAAACAAGGACTCGCAATTTGTGAAGCACTCCGACGCGCCCTCTCCCCCCTTGTGGGGGAGAGTTGGAGAGGGGGGTGAACACGCGAAGCCTGCTGATGATATTTCACCCCCCTCCCTGTCCCTCCCCCACAAGGGGGGAGGGAACGCTAATTTCAAGCGATCGCGAATAGATGTGGATGGGGCTTCTAAACCAAGTGAAAGCGATGCATCCGTATCAACCGCGACCATGGCCGATCTCGTCACCGTCGCAGGCGGCGCGCGCGCGCGCATCGGCGTGCTCGAGACCAAGCGCAAATTGCCGCTCGCCGGCCACACCTCGGCGCATGCGATCAACGAGGTTTACGCCGCCATCAAGACGCACAAGATAACGCTGATCTTCGTCAATACGCGCATGCAGGCCGAGTTCATGTTCCAGTCGCTCTGGACGATCAACGAGGATATTCTGCCTATCGCGCTGCATCACGGTTCGCTCGACGCGCAGCAACGCCGCAAGGTGGAAGCAGCGATGGCTGCGGGAAAATTGCGCGGCGTCGTCTGCACCTCGACGCTTGATCTCGGCATCGACTGGGGCGACGTCGATCTCGTCATCAATATCGGCGCGCCGAAGGGCGCGAGCCGGTTGATGCAGCGCGTCGGCCGCTCCAATCACCGCATGGATGAGCCTTCGCTCGCATTGCTCGCGCCATCGAATCGATTCGAGAGCCTGGAATGCCGTGTCGCGCTCGACGCTGTCGCTGAAGCCGCGCAGGACACGCCCGACATTTCGCCCGGCGCGTTCGACGTGCTGGCGCAGCATGTGCTCGGCGTCGCCTGCGGCGAACCCTTCGACGCCGACACGCTCTATAATGAGGTGCGGAGCGCGCTCCCCTATGCCGCGCTCAAGCGCGCGGATTTCGATCGCGTCGTCGAATTCGTAGCGACGGGCGGCTACGCGCTCAAATCCTATGATCGCTTCGCCAAGATCGGGCGCGGCAAGGACGGATTGTGGCGCGTCTCCAATCCGCGCGTCGCGCAGCAATACCGCATGAATGTCGGCACGATCGTCGAAGCGGCGATGCTGAAGGTGAGGCTCGGCCGCATTCGCGCTCGCACGCCGGGATTGCCCGGCGGCAAGGTCGCGAT carries:
- a CDS encoding sulfatase-like hydrolase/transferase — its product is MSERRRPNILFIMADQLRWDYLGCNGHPRVRTPNIDALAARGVNFTRAFVQSPVCGGSRMCFYTGRYNVTHGATYNNFPLRIDEMTIGDYLRPLGYRVALVGKTHFKPDLEAMKRIGVDPGTNPGIPYWQCGFEAFERDDGLHPDQSVDPNLAYNRWLNQKGYPGDNPWHEFANSVEGDDGEPGSGWYLRHARKPARVKEEHSETAYMTDRALAFIDEAGEQPWLLHLSYIKPHWPYVAPAPFHNMYDSGDVIPANRHDDELRDPHPVVAAFMKHEESVNFSKQDVRETVIPTYMGLISQCDHHIGRVVAHLEERGLIDDTIIIVTSDHGDYLGDHWLGEKDLFHEEIVRVPMIVVDPRDEGDATRGLTDARLVESIDLVLTFLEWAGGAGSQHRLEGRSLAPLLGGATPDWRETAFCDSDFALRHARRTLGLPPDKARGYMVRTERWKYVFYEEFPPQLFDLLNDPRELNDLGRAAGHETVKAEMERLLFGWFRARRTRVTISDQAIEAMTGKARERGYIFGAW
- a CDS encoding ligase-associated DNA damage response DEXH box helicase, which encodes MLDRPAADEGLPPLFRDWFRSRGWEPRVHQLELIAKARAGRSALLIAPTGAGKTLAGFLPSLIELSARGARPAAQDSPLHTLYVSPLKALAVDIARNLDAPVSEMNLNVRVETRTGDTNAAKRQRQRIDPPDILLTTPEQIALLLSHRDAAAMFAGLKRVIVDELHAMVTSKRGDLLSLGLARLRALAPQATFFGLSATVREPDQLRRWLAGSGASKNGERENKDSQFVKHSDAPSPPLWGRVGEGGEHAKPADDISPPSLSLPHKGGGNANFKRSRIDVDGASKPSESDASVSTATMADLVTVAGGARARIGVLETKRKLPLAGHTSAHAINEVYAAIKTHKITLIFVNTRMQAEFMFQSLWTINEDILPIALHHGSLDAQQRRKVEAAMAAGKLRGVVCTSTLDLGIDWGDVDLVINIGAPKGASRLMQRVGRSNHRMDEPSLALLAPSNRFESLECRVALDAVAEAAQDTPDISPGAFDVLAQHVLGVACGEPFDADTLYNEVRSALPYAALKRADFDRVVEFVATGGYALKSYDRFAKIGRGKDGLWRVSNPRVAQQYRMNVGTIVEAAMLKVRLGRIRARTPGLPGGKVAMGGRVLGEIEEYFAETMTPGDTFIFAGEVLRFEGVQENEVIVTRTKAGTDPKVPSYGGGKFPLSTFLAARVRALLADPAQWKRLPPEVKQWLEMQKIKSIIPKRTDMLVETFPRGGKYYMACFPFEGRLAHQTLGMLLTRRLERARLKPLGFVCNDYGLSIWGVADLSVAIAQKRLDLGELFSEDMLGDDLEDWLAESALMKRTFRNCAIIAGLVERRSPGQEKTGRQVTISTDLVYDVLRRHEPDHILLRAARADAATGLLDVRRLADMLARVKNHIVHRALDHVSPLGVSVMLEIGREAVYGESSDAILAEAEEQLWQEASA